From the Argopecten irradians isolate NY chromosome 13, Ai_NY, whole genome shotgun sequence genome, one window contains:
- the LOC138306394 gene encoding uncharacterized protein — protein sequence MAAKRETKTEDDNVRREEIRDILNADSNINPVGAERFSQVMESLISSAVPGQTESCTPSEKTGAIAIPEISSGAVATPTTVNQFTINYNDLREYTDEINIKTMKVGHAENLSIGEQTVLPPGGPPVGDRSAANSSRSQNIHSDLLPQIETTIDKIKTEKEKKFIQTRAYHDAQEKLRMNRVLVIKGNTGDGKTSAAFQLVHWLMEQEQCRKPLQLHKIEKLDLLAPHSDLACIIDDIFGERDIGRLDVQEWNKRLKDVETLFANKQNQTNILIITIRNEIFNVLEEKSLGTVFRKDNIIDLSSNKYKIKGEKQKLLAMYTPINLTWTEEEEEKILGYATHIGFPQCCQLFYNSAELQKKRAEFFEKPVKFFIQALSNLPECSAILFLFLNGGDIKVNDLDPNVDKVNKTLLEQAFRIKLVNSEVRTKREYEEKVDFVRESLDKLLGFLVRKEKQWSGEEVYRFHHDSIYVTVALLYGKKTPVGYIKHCPRKALSYLTTVETSTDMVVISPGHYNDLCERLLREFESVKKYDYRTVIGSLDVWKEFVEIFDKYLNEKKVNKLNILNKACLSGSAEIALYLLKKGVKPDEHTDWWGLITRGYKGERDLDILKEIVVYLNDEMKQKLLNKACRYGSSECVMYLLSVGVKPDEDTMLYVVEGGEYGPVQYIRQYGVTPTGRDVVGRNVLHWACMLQRESIVADLCKDYPDLVHGTDMLGQTPLHMAAGTGNCSMFQTVEKTVLKCLCRVEDLHHKCEKVDEFLIHIDCACSQYMCQLVNRDGETVLHQSCMRGQKDLCLYICRSYPAMTACRDRDGRHCLHYIARYTTDVDLFIEVENVVSKHLESLHQHHNIKTLLDREGRSVLDLAKERTEELRGRRNPLYEHLLGVFSK from the exons ATGGCAGCAAAGAGAGAGACCAAAACAGAAGATGATAATGTGAGAAGAGAAGAGATAAGAGATATTCTGAATGCAG atagtaacatCAACCCAGTTGGAGCTGAGAGGTTCAGTCAGGTGATGGAGTCTTTGATCTCTTCTGCCGTCCCTGGCCAGACTGAAAGTTGTACTCCAAGCGAGAAGACAGGAGCAATAGCAATACCGGAGATCTCTTCTGGAGCAGTTGCCACTCCCACAACTGTCAATCAGT TCACCATCAACTACAATGATCTCAGGGAATATACAGATGAAATTAACATTAAGACTATGAAAGTAGGACATGCTGAAAATCTTTCCATTGGGGAACAAACAGTTTTACCACCAG GTGGTCCTCCTGTCGGGGATCGTTCTGCAGCCAACTCAAGTCGATCCCAAA ATATCCATTCCGACCTATTACCCCAAATAG AAACAACTATTGATAAGATCAagacagaaaaagaaaaaaaattcatacaGACCAGAGCGTACCATGATGCTCAAGAGAAGCTCCGAATGAATAGAGTCTTAGTGATCAAGGGGAACACGGGAGACGGGAAAACGTCTGCCGCATTCCAGCTGGTACATTGGTTGATGGAGCAGGAGCAGTGCAGAAAACCACTTCAGCTTCATAAAATTGAGAAATTGGATTTACTGGCTCCACATTCTGATCTTGCTTGTATTATTGATGACATATTTGGAGAGAGAGATATTGGTAGACTGGATGTACAAGAGTGGAACAAAAGGCTTAAAGATGTAGAAACACTTTTTGCTAATAAACAAAACCAGACAAATATCCTGATTATCACAATtcgaaatgaaatatttaatgttttggaAGAAAAATCTCTAGGGACAGTTTTTAGGAAAGACAACATTATTGATCTGAGCTCAAATAAGTACAAAATCAAGGgtgaaaaacaaaaactattAGCAATGTACACGCCAATAAATCTGACATGGACAGAGGAAGAAGAGGAAAAAATTCTAGGTTATGCAACTCATATTGGATTCCCTCAATGTTGTCAGCTTTTCTATAATTCCGCTGAATTACAGAAAAAACGGGCAGAATTTTTCGAGAAACCAGTTAAATTTTTCATACAAGCTCTGTCAAATTTACCAGAATGTTCTGCCATTCTGTTTCTCTTCCTCAATGGTGGAGATATTAAGGTAAATGATCTTGACCCAAATGTGGATAAAGTTAACAAAACGCTGTTAGAACAAGCATTTAGGATTAAACTGGTTAATAGTGAAGTAAGGACAAAAAGGGAGTATGAGGAGAAAGTAGATTTTGTAAGAGAGAGTTTAGATAAGCTATTAGGATTTTTGGTAAGGAAGGAGAAACAATGGTCTGGTGAGGAAGTGTACAGATTTCATCATGATTCTATATATGTCACAGTAGCTCTGTTGTATGGAAAGAAAACACCTGTTGGCTACATAAAACATTGTCCAAGAAAAGCTCTCAGTTATCTAACAACTGTAGAAACATCTACAGACATGGTTGTCATATCACCTGGTCATTACAATGATTTGTGTGAACGTTTGCTCCGAGAGTTTGAGAGTGTGAAGAAGTATGATTATCGTACTGTGATTGGCTCTCTAGATGTGTGGAAAGAATTTGTTGAGATATTTGATAAGTATTTGAATGAGAAAAAGGTTAATAAACTCAACATATTGAATAAAGCATGTTTGTCTGGATCAGCTGAAATAGCTTTGTATCTATTGAAAAAAGGTGTGAAACCTGACGAACACACAGATTGGTGGGGATTGATTACAAGAGGTTATAAGGGTGAGAGAGATCTAGATATACTCAAGGAAATTGTTGTTTACTTGAATGATGAGATGAAACAGAAATTGTTAAATAAAGCATGTAGGTATGGATCATCAGAGTGTGTTATGTATCTGCTCAGTGTCGGGGTCAAACCTGACGAGGACACAATGTTATATGTGGTGGAGGGAGGGGAGTATggacctgtacaataca tacGACAGTATGGTGTCACTCCTACAGGGAGGGATGTGGTCGGTAGGAATGTCCTACATTGGGCGTGTATGTTACAGAGAGAATCTATAGTAGCAGACTTGTGTAAAGATTACCCTGACCTCGTACATGGTACTGATATGTTGGGACAAACACCGCTCCATATGGCGGCGGGGACAGGAAACTGTTCTATGTTCCAGACAGTAGAAAAAACTGTACTTAAATGTTTGTGTAGAGTTGAAGATTTACATCACAAATGTGAAAAAGTGGACGAATTTTTGATACATATAGATTGTGCGTGTAGTCAGTACATGTGTCAGTTAGTGAACCGTGACGGGGAGACTGTGTTACATCAGAGTTGTATGAGGGGACAAAAGGatttgtgtttgtatatttgtagGTCTTACCCCGCCATGACGGCGTGTAGAGATAGGGACGGCCGTCATTGTCTACATTATATAGCTAGATATACAACAGATGTAGACTTATTTATTGAGGTGGAGAATGTTGTGAGTAAACACTTAGAATCATTACATCAACACCACAATATTAAAACTTTACTGGACAGGGAGGGGAGATCTGTTTTAGACTTGGCGAAGGAAAGGACAGAGGAACTGAGAGGGAGAAGGAACCCTTTGTATGAACATCTTCTGGGAgtgttttctaaataa